AGCAATGACACACAATAAAACTAGTGGGGTAGCACACTTTGTAACAGCAAATGATGAGGCTTGTATAGGAGAAATTAGAAGATTACTTAGCTTTTTACCTTCTAATAATATGGAAACTGCTCCTGTTTTCTATACAGAAGATGATATAAATAAAATTATTCCAGAGTTAGATGAAATTGTGCCAGAAAATCCAAATAAGCCATACGATATGAAGGCAATAATTACAGCTATTGCAGATGATTCGGATTTCTTTGAAGTACAACCTTATTATGCACAGAATATGATTACAGGTTTTGTTCGTATTAATGGACAGTCTGTAGGTATTATTGCAAACCAACCTAAAGTATTGGCAGGTTGTTTAGATATTAACGCTTCTGATAAAGCAGGAAGATTTATTAGAACATGCGACTGCTTTAATATTCCAATATTAACTCTTGTAGATGTACCAGGATTTTTACCTGGAACAAGTCAAGAATATGGTGGAATTATTCGTCATGGTGCTAAAATGCTTTATGCCTATAGTGAAGCTACAGTACCACTTATAACATTAATTGTTAGAAAAGCATACGGTGGAGCATATCTAGCTATGTCTAGTAAACATTTAGGTGCTGATATGGTACTTGCTTGGCCAACTGCTGAAATTGCGGTAATGGGACCAGAAGGGGCGGCTAACATTATATTCAAAAATGAAATTGCAGATTCTGAGGACCCACAATCTACAAGAAATCAAAAAATTGACGAATATAAAGGGGAGTTCGCTACACCTTATAAAGCTGCAGAAAGAGGTTTCGTTGATGACGTTATAGAGCCATCGGCTACTAGACCAAGAATAGTAGATGCTCTTAATATGCTAGCAAGTAAGAGAGAGAGTAGACCAGCTAAAAAACACGGTAACTTACCAGTATAGATCCTTCAATAGAAAAAAGAGGTGATTAATATATGAACTTACTGGAAAGAATGAAAGTTTCCATTGATACTATGACAATGGGAGAGAAGTTTTTAGGCAGTATGATAGTAACACTTGTGGGAATTGGTATAGTATTTGCAGGATTAGCTATATTATACTTTGCTATTATTATTATGCAAAAAGTAGTA
This is a stretch of genomic DNA from Alkaliphilus flagellatus. It encodes these proteins:
- the mmdA gene encoding methylmalonyl-CoA decarboxylase subunit alpha — translated: MSINKLEDLRNRKAKIELGGGEKRIASQHEKGKLTARERINLLFDEGSFVELDAFIKHRCVNFGMEKVDSPGEGVVTGYGLVDGRLVYAYAQDFTVVGGSLGEMHAKKICKVQDLALKMGAPIVGMNDSGGARIQEGVDALSGYGDIFYRNTIASGVVPQISAIMGPCAGGAVYSPALTDFIFMVDKTSQMFITGPQVIKTVTGEEVSAEALGGAMTHNKTSGVAHFVTANDEACIGEIRRLLSFLPSNNMETAPVFYTEDDINKIIPELDEIVPENPNKPYDMKAIITAIADDSDFFEVQPYYAQNMITGFVRINGQSVGIIANQPKVLAGCLDINASDKAGRFIRTCDCFNIPILTLVDVPGFLPGTSQEYGGIIRHGAKMLYAYSEATVPLITLIVRKAYGGAYLAMSSKHLGADMVLAWPTAEIAVMGPEGAANIIFKNEIADSEDPQSTRNQKIDEYKGEFATPYKAAERGFVDDVIEPSATRPRIVDALNMLASKRESRPAKKHGNLPV